One stretch of Punica granatum isolate Tunisia-2019 chromosome 5, ASM765513v2, whole genome shotgun sequence DNA includes these proteins:
- the LOC116208493 gene encoding pentatricopeptide repeat-containing protein At3g02330, mitochondrial, with protein sequence MASRFSLRFHLPRLSLLTSSSRPPQNAPINFSTFCTISECPVTPAKRKTFSHIFQDCSIQKAISSGKEAHAQMIVSGFTPTVFVENCLMQMYVKCSNLDYARKVFDGMPQRDTVSWNALVFGYAGHGAMRAADALFRLMPERDIISWNCLISGFAQNEDCVKSIGVFKEMRQVGTGFDHSTLSIILKVSSLLEDLGLGVQVHVLAIRTGFHDNVVTASALVDMYGKCKQLESSLRLFQEMPERNLVSWSALIACYVQNDQLIKAIDIFKEMQRAGVGVSQSTYASVLRSSAGLTALRLGSQFHGHALKSNFGDDVIVATATLDMYGKCERLDDAQKLFKMMPRPSLQSYNAIIIGYSQSDKGSEALLLFRLLQRSGLGFDEISLSGALSACGVFKGLIEGLQVHTLTIKSTFRSSICVKNAILDMYGKCGALREACLVFDEMERRDAVSWNAIIAAHEQNEDGERTLELFASMVHSGMEPDEFTYGSVLKACGGLQALSCGVEIHNRIIKLGTGLDMFVGTALIDMYSKCGIVEEAEKIHNRLEQQTTISWNAIISGLALQNQSEEAHRYFSWMLENNAEPDSFTYATILDTCANLATISLGKQIHARILKLKLQEDVYICSTLVDMYSKCGNLNDSHLMFEKAPNRDFVTWNAMICGYSQHGLGEQALQVFERMQHHNVKPNHATFVSVLRACAHMGLPEKGLEYFEMMLGEYKLDPQLEHYCCMVDILGRSGRVNEALKLICQMPIEADAVIWRTLLSTCTTHGSVEVAEKAASYILQLEPEDSSTYVLLSNIYANAGMWEEVSKMRKAMRSNKLRKEPGCSWIQVKDEVHMFLVGDRAHPSCEEIYEKLNLLIAETKGSGNMIDSECPFNEETREDACEQQEDLTLSFAL encoded by the coding sequence ATGGCCTCTCGCTTCTCTCTTCGCTTTCATCTCCCAAGACTCTCCCTTCTCACCAGCTCTTCAAGGCCCCCTCAGAATGCCCCGATAAATTTCTCGACTTTCTGCACAATTTCAGAATGTCCGGTAACCCCCGCAAAGAGGAAGACCTTTTCCCACATCTTTCAAGATTGCTCGATCCAGAAAGCCATAAGTAGTGGTAAAGAAGCCCATGCCCAGATGATTGTTTCGGGATTCACCCCGACAGTTTTCGTTGAAAACTGTTTAATGCAGATGTACGTAAAATGTTCGAACTTGGACTATGCTCGTAAAGTGTTTGATGGAATGCCTCAGCGGGACACTGTTTCGTGGAATGCCTTGGTATTTGGCTATGCTGGACATGGGGCGATGAGAGCTGCGGACGCTCTGTTTAGATTGATGCCCGAGAGAGACATTATCTCTTGGAATTGCCTGATTTCGGGGTTTGCACAGAACGAAGATTGCGTGAAATCAATTGGCGTGTTTAAAGAGATGCGGCAGGTGGGAACTGGGTTTGACCATTCTACGCTGTCCATTATCCTGAAAGTATCTTCTCTCTTGGAAGACTTGGGTTTGGGAGTTCAAGTGCATGTTCTTGCAATTAGGACAGGTTTTCACGATAATGTGGTCACTGCGAGTGCTCTTGTGGACATGTACGGGAAGTGTAAGCAATTGGAAAGTTCACTTCGGCTCTTCCAAGAGATGCCTGAGAGGAATTTGGTTTCTTGGAGTGCTCTCATTGCATGTTATGTTCAAAACGATCAGTTGATCAAAGCCATAGATATATTTAAGGAGATGCAGCGAGCAGGAGTTGGTGTGAGCCAATCTACCTACGCCAGTGTTCTGAGGTCTAGTGCAGGTTTGACTGCACTTAGACTTGGGAGTCAGTTTCATGGACATGCCTTGAAGAGTAATTTCGGAGATGATGTGATAGTAGCAACTGCTACTTTAGATATGTACGGGAAGTGTGAGAGGTTGGACGATGCTCAGAAGCTGTTCAAAATGATGCCAAGACCCAGTTTGCAATCGTATAACGCGATTATTATTGGATATTCTCAGAGTGACAAGGGGTCTGAGGCTTTGCTTTTGTTTAGACTTTTGCAGAGATCTGGTCTTGGTTTCGATGAAATAAGTCTGTCGGGTGCATTAAGTGCATGTGGAGTATTTAAAGGGCTTATCGAGGGACTTCAGGTTCATACGTTGACAATTAAGAGCACATTTAGATCAAGCATTTGTGTTAAAAATGCAATACTGGACATGTATGGAAAATGTGGAGCTCTAAGGGAAGCCTGCCTTGTTTTTGATGAAATGGAGAGAAGAGATGCCGTGTCCTGGAATGCGATTATTGCGGCCCACGAGCAGAATGAAGATGGAGAGAGGACTCTTGAGCTGTTCGCTTCAATGGTCCATTCAGGAATGGAGCCCGATGAGTTCACTTATGGGAGTGTTCTCAAAGCTTGTGGTGGTCTCCAAGCTTTGAGCTGTGGGGTGGAGATCCATAATAGAATAATCAAATTGGGAACCGGATTGGACATGTTTGTAGGAACTGCTCTCATTGATATGTATTCCAAGTGCGGGATAGTGGAAGAGGcagaaaaaattcacaataGACTGGAACAACAGACTACAATCTCGTGGAACGCGATAATCTCGGGGCTAGCCCTGCAAAATCAAAGCGAGGAAGCCCACAGATACTTCTCGTGGATGCTGGAGAATAATGCAGAGCCTGATAGCTTCACATATGCAACGATCCTTGACACCTGCGCTAATCTCGCGACGATCAGCCTCGGGAAGCAAATCCATGCTAGGATTCTGAAGTTAAAGCTGCAAGAGGATGTATACATTTGCAGCACCCTTGTTGATATGTACTCCAAGTGTGGAAACCTTAATGATTCACATCTGATGTTTGAGAAAGCACCGAACAGGGactttgtgacatggaatgcTATGATCTGCGGATACTCCCAACACGGGCTTGGAGAACAAGCTCTGCAAGTCTTTGAAAGAATGCAACATCATAATGTGAAGCCAAACCATGCGACTTTTGTTTCTGTCCTCCGAGCTTGTGCTCATATGGGGCTCCCTGAAAAGGGGTTGGAATATTTTGAGATGATGCTAGGAGAGTACAAGTTAGATCCTCAATTGGAGCACTATTGTTGTATGGTTGATATATTGGGTAGGTCTGGTCGGGTCAATGAAGCCCTCAAGCTTATCTGCCAGATGCCCATCGAGGCGGATGCGGTGATATGGAGAACTCTGCTGAGTACGTGCACTACTCATGGTAGTGTGGAGGTAGCAGAGAAGGCAGCAAGTTATATTCTTCAATTGGAGCCTGAAGATTCATCTACTTATGTCCTGCTATCGAATATTTATGCAAATGCAGGAATGTGGGAGGAGGTCTCAAAGATGAGGAAGGCGATGAGGAGTAATAAGCTGAGGAAGGAACCGGGTTGTAGTTGGATCCAAGTGAAGGATGAGGTTCATATGTTTCTCGTCGGTGATAGGGCTCACCCAAGTTGCGAAGAGATTTATGAGAAGCTTAATTTGCTGATTGCTGAGACGAAGGGTTCGGGTAACATGATTGACTCTGAATGTCCCTTCAATGAGGAGACAAGAGAAGATGCATGCGAGCAACAAGAAGACTTGACTTTGAGTTTCGCATTGTAG